A window of Magnetococcales bacterium genomic DNA:
TCATTGTCGCGCAGGTAACGTTTGGCGTTTTCCCTCCCCTGACCAATGCGTTCGCCCTTGTAGGCATACCAGGCACCGGATTTTTCCAGAATGTTTTCTTCCACGGCCATGTCCAGGACCTCCCCGGTCAGGGAAATTCCTTCGCCATAGGTGATGTCAAACTCTGCGGATCGGAAAGGGGGGGCCATTTTATTCTTGACCACCTTGACCTTGCAGCGGCTGCCGATCACATCCTCTTTTTCCTTGATTGAATTGATGCGCCGAATATCCAGGCGCACCGAAGCATAAAATTTAAGCGCATTGCCGCCGGTCGTGGTTTCGGGGCTGCCGAACATGACGCCGATTTTCATGCGAATCTGGTTGATGAATAAAACGATGGAGTTGGACCGGGAGATGCTGCCCGTCAACTTGCGGAGGGCCTGGGACATGAGCCTGGCCTGCAAGCCCATGTGGGAATCTCCCATATCCCCTTCCAGCTCGGCTTTGGGCGTCAGGGCAGCCACCGAATCCACCACCACCAGATCCACGGCCCCGGAGCGCACGAGCATGTCGGTGATTTCCAGGGCCTGTTCGCCGGTATCCGGCTGGGAGATCAACAACTCTTCCACTTTCACCCCCAGTTTCCGGGTATAGCCCGGGTCCAGGGCATGTTCAGCATCAACAAAGGCGGCCACCCCCCCCTTTTTCTGGATTTCTGCCACCACATGCAAGGCCAGGGTCGTCTTGCCGGAGGCCTCCGGTCCATACACCTCCACCACCCGGCCCCGTGGCAATCCTCCAACTCCAAGCGCAATATCCAAACCGAGGGAACCGGTGGAAATGACCGGCACATGGTCCTGGATCGCACCATCCATACGCATGATGGAGCCTTTGCCGAATTGCCGTTCAATCTGGGTCATGGCCGCTTCCAGCGCCTGGGCCTTGTTACCATCCAGAGTCATTCTCGTTCCCCTTGGTTGCCAGTCGGTGACAGCTTCATGTCTGCTGCCTGCGGTTTCCCACAAAGCCAGTCAGTATAGCATGATTCACGGCATCGTGAACAAGAAAATGCAGCAAGAAGCAATTTTTCAGGCTGGAAGGGAGGAGGGGGACAGGAAGGGAGCAGGGAGGCAGGAAAGGATCGGTTGCCCGAACATATTCTTTACGTGTACGATAATAGAATCAGGTGTAGCAGAAAGCCGGGATTTTGTTTCAAGCAGAGCGTCACCCCAGGTGATGTATCCTTGGCCTTGTCAGCCCGTTTCAATGTAATTTCAGTCGCGGGGATCATGAATCATGGAAATATCCGAACTGTTGGCCTTCAGTGTCAAAAACAAAGCTTCCG
This region includes:
- the recA gene encoding recombinase RecA, whose protein sequence is MTLDGNKAQALEAAMTQIERQFGKGSIMRMDGAIQDHVPVISTGSLGLDIALGVGGLPRGRVVEVYGPEASGKTTLALHVVAEIQKKGGVAAFVDAEHALDPGYTRKLGVKVEELLISQPDTGEQALEITDMLVRSGAVDLVVVDSVAALTPKAELEGDMGDSHMGLQARLMSQALRKLTGSISRSNSIVLFINQIRMKIGVMFGSPETTTGGNALKFYASVRLDIRRINSIKEKEDVIGSRCKVKVVKNKMAPPFRSAEFDITYGEGISLTGEVLDMAVEENILEKSGAWYAYKGERIGQGRENAKRYLRDNEPLCHELEDLLRIKHALQPRFGGGESADKATAKNGPKATEGADRATAKNGSKATES